The Cylindrospermum stagnale PCC 7417 genome segment TGGATGTAGTCGCCGCCGAACTAGGGCCAGAAGCAATTGTCCGCACCTTAATGCGAGCGATGGAGCATCCCCACTCTCCTGCTAAACCCGCCAGACCTCAAAGAATTGTGGTGCGCGATCGCCAAATCCAATTTTATTTGCGCGGAGTACTGCAAGATTTGGAAATTGCCATTGACTACGCGCCAGAATTGCCTTTGATTGATGAACTGTTCCGTGGGTTTGCCGATATCCTCGATAGCCAAATCCCTGATTTACCCCCACAGTACGCACAAATTTTAGAAGAAAAGGCATTTGCAATTTGGCAAGCAGCTCCTTGGAAATTTTTGGAAGAACAGCAAATATTGTCAATAGAGATCAATAAGTGGGATGTTGGCACACTCTATGCCTCCGTGATGGGAATGCTAGGGATGGAGTATGGGATTTTGTTGTATCGCTCAGAAGATTCTCTGAAGCGGTTTCGGGCGGCGGTTTTAAGTGATGACGAATCTACCCAGGGTTTAGAAGAAGCTTTTCTCAAGCAAGATTGTTTATTTCTCACCTTTGAGCGAGAGGACGACACAGACGTTGATGAAGATGAAGACGAGGATGATGATTTAGCGGATTTGGCGCTATCAGAAATTCAACCCACCTTCGGCAATATTCACCCATTAGAAGGTCTGCGGTCTGTTTTGTATGAGGAAGAAGCACTTGTAGTCTTGGTTGCTCTCGAAAGTCTCAGCCGCTTTATCCGCGATCACCGTCGTCAGTTACAGGGGGACACTTTCCCTACCCTCAGTCGTCGCTACCGCATTTCTGTGCCGGAGTCAGACGAAGCAACTAAATCGGTGAATGTTACTGTCTCAAGCATGCCAGAGTTGGCAGCAGAATTAGAGGAAATGGCCGGCTTTGGCATCGAAGAGGAAGATGAGTCTGGCGACCCCATGTTCCGCTCATTGCGAGATGATTTGATCCCAGAAGACTCTTTCCTCAGCCTAGGTGTGGTGTCTTGGGAGATGTTAGATTACTTACGTCATGGGGTAAATTACCATACAGCGGGCGAAATCCAGCAAGTGGGTGATGGTTTACCTGTGATTTTAATTCAAACTTCCCGTCCTAAAGCTAAGACTGTAATTGAGAATATAGAGGCCGTTGGTGGATTGCAAGCAATTTGCTTTAATCCAGGTGCTGATCCATTTGATGGCGATCGCTATGACTTAGGTTTGTTACAAACACAAAATGGCGACTTGTTCCTATTCGGTGAATTTTTAGATGCAGACCCAGTTCATGTAGAAGCTAGAAAAAAATGGAATCAGCGGTGTAAAAATACCAAGGGCTACTGCGGCTTGATCATTGCCAAAGGACTAACAGGCGCTTCCCGTGGTAATCCCCAGTTGCGAGATATGATGGCTCTGTTTGAAGCGCGAGCTCTTTCACCGAAAGATTTAGGTATCGGTACTCTCCAGCTTATGCCCCAACTTCAATTTGAATAAATATCTATGTAATTGCCACAGATGAACAAAAAAAATATACTAATTTAAGTTAATTAGGGTGAATCTGTGGTTTTTTGCGTCCGGCTACACCCCCACCTAGGCGTCGCCTGTGGAATTAGTGACAAGATCACGAGATACGTCATCTTCACCCTTCTGCGGAGGCGATACACGACATCTCAGATCACTCAATCCACGTTACTGGGGTTAAACTTGTAGCTTGACTATGCTTCGATTAGCCCTCTTGTGTCACTTGTGCCAGATAAAATTCTGAAACCATTGATTGCAAAGACTTTTACTCATTATTGAATTTCCATTTGAAGGACAAAACCCTTGTCTGAGGAGGCTTTCAAAAATTGGGATGATTTTTCTCTTCCCAGAGTAATAGAAGAGGGGTATGCTACTTGGAACTATAATAACAATTCTCAGCTTGATTTTAGCTGTTGTAGTATATGTTCTCTATACAGGTGTTTGGTGAACTTGGGCAAAACAGAAATGACAAATAAAAAATGGGCCGTTAAACGTATAACTGTTAACCTAGCAACCCAGGAAGCAGAAAAACTCGAAAGATATTGTCAGCAGACAGGTAGACCTGCCACCGATGTGATTCGGGAACTGATTAGAGGGTTACTGCTTTCTGAGGAGGCTAAGGATGTAAGCAGGTAGTCAGAGAACTGGGTAATGGGTAATGGGTAATGGGTAATGGGTAATAGTTTTTTCCCATCCCCAATTCCCAATCCCTAATCCCTTTCACGTAAGAGTGGCAAATTCCGACACCAACCCAGTTACAATTTGTAAAGAAACTGAAAAGGATCGAGGGAATGCGTGTTGCAATCGTAGGTGCGGGACTGGCGGGGCTGGCAACCGCTGTAGATTTAGCAGATGCTGGCTGTGAAGTCCAGATTTTTGAGTCTCGTCCGTTTGTTGGTGGTAAAGTCGGTAGCTGGGTTGATGGCGATGGCAACCATGTTGAAATGGGGTTGCACGTGTTTTTTGGTTGCTACTATGAGCTATTTGATTTAATGAAAAAAGTAGGGGCGTTGTCTCATTTACGCCTCAAGGAACATAGCCACACTTTTATCAACAAAGGTGGACGCACTGGTGCTCTGGATTTTCGCTTCTTCACAGGTGCGCCGTTCAATGGATTAAAAGCATTTTTCACTACTTCCCAACTTTCGTTGCTGGATAAATTGCAAAATGCGATCGCACTCGGAACTAGCCCGATAGTTCAGGGTTTAATAGATTTTGACGGCGCAATGAAAACCATTCGCAAGTTGGATAAAATCAGCTTTGCTGACTGGTTCCGCAGTCATGGCGGTAGCGAAGGAAGCATCAAACGCTTATGGAACCCCATCGCCTACGCCCTCGGCTTTATCGATTGCGAAAATATTTCCGCTCGTTGTATGTTGACAATTTTCCAGTTTTTTGCAGTCAGAACTGAAGCTTCAATTCTGCGAATGCTGGAAGGTTCCCCCCACGAGTACTTACACAAGCCAATCCTGGAATATTTAGAAGCAAGAGGCACAAAAATATATACTCGTCGCCAATTGCGGGAAATTCAGTTTGCTGAATCAGACGAACAAACCCGCGTTACTGGCATATTAGTTGCTCAAGGCGATAGTGAAGAAATTATCACCGCAGATGCTTATGTTTGCGCCTGCGATGTGCCAGGAATTCAGCGCGTTTTACCCCCAGAGTGGCGCAAGTGGTCAGAGTTTGACAACATTTACAAACTGGATGCTGTACCAGTCGCTACAGTGCAGCTACGGTTTGATGGTTGGGTAACAGAACTTGAAGATGGGGAAAAGCGGAAACAGTTAAATCATGCGGCAGGGATAGATAATTTGTTGTATACTGCCGATGCTGACTTTTCTTGCTTTGCTGATTTGGCTTTGACTAGCCCTAGTGATTATTATCGTCCAGGGGAGGGATCGCTGCTACAACTGGTGCTGACACCGGGAGATCCGTTTATTAAGCAAAGTAACGAAGCGATCGCGCAACACGTCCTTAAGCAAGTTTATGAACTGTTCCCCTCGTCCCGTGAGTTAAACATGACTTGGTACAGTGTGGTAAAACTGGCTCAGTCACTCTACCGGGAAGCACCAGGGATGGATGCCTATCGTCCTAGCCAAAAGACGCCTGTGAATAATTTCTTTTTGGCAGGGAGTTATACTCAGCAAGATTACATCGACAGCATGGAAGGGGCAACTATTTCTGGAAGACAGGCTGCGAAGGTGATTTTGGAGAGTGTGAAGAAATAAGAAACGAACCACAGAGACGCAGAGGACGCAGAGGAAAAAGCCAGAATGTCAGATTTACTAGAGCATAGTGTGCAGGTGGAAGTGGAAGCGCCGATAGATTTAGTATGGAGTCTATGGTCTGATTTGGAGCAAATGCCTAAGTGGATGAAGTGGATTGAGTCGGTGAAGATTTTGCCGGATGACCCTGATATATCTCTTTGGAAGTTGAGTACTAGCGGTTGGGATTTTACTTGGAAATCTCGGATGCTCAAGGTTATCCCGAATCAAATTATTCAATGGGAATCGGTTGATGGTTTGCCAAATCAGGGTGCAATTCGCTTTTACGATCGCCAAGCTAGTAGTATCGTGAAAATGACTGTTTCCTATGCTATCCCCGGTTTTCTTGGCAAAA includes the following:
- a CDS encoding DUF6930 domain-containing protein; amino-acid sequence: MTSFNRSTSRRLKKLTQIPSVWEGDRRPLAPAQNLPRDSESKGECILWVDGSQGIVRGMDVVAAELGPEAIVRTLMRAMEHPHSPAKPARPQRIVVRDRQIQFYLRGVLQDLEIAIDYAPELPLIDELFRGFADILDSQIPDLPPQYAQILEEKAFAIWQAAPWKFLEEQQILSIEINKWDVGTLYASVMGMLGMEYGILLYRSEDSLKRFRAAVLSDDESTQGLEEAFLKQDCLFLTFEREDDTDVDEDEDEDDDLADLALSEIQPTFGNIHPLEGLRSVLYEEEALVVLVALESLSRFIRDHRRQLQGDTFPTLSRRYRISVPESDEATKSVNVTVSSMPELAAELEEMAGFGIEEEDESGDPMFRSLRDDLIPEDSFLSLGVVSWEMLDYLRHGVNYHTAGEIQQVGDGLPVILIQTSRPKAKTVIENIEAVGGLQAICFNPGADPFDGDRYDLGLLQTQNGDLFLFGEFLDADPVHVEARKKWNQRCKNTKGYCGLIIAKGLTGASRGNPQLRDMMALFEARALSPKDLGIGTLQLMPQLQFE
- a CDS encoding CopG family transcriptional regulator yields the protein MTNKKWAVKRITVNLATQEAEKLERYCQQTGRPATDVIRELIRGLLLSEEAKDVSR
- the zds gene encoding 9,9'-di-cis-zeta-carotene desaturase translates to MRVAIVGAGLAGLATAVDLADAGCEVQIFESRPFVGGKVGSWVDGDGNHVEMGLHVFFGCYYELFDLMKKVGALSHLRLKEHSHTFINKGGRTGALDFRFFTGAPFNGLKAFFTTSQLSLLDKLQNAIALGTSPIVQGLIDFDGAMKTIRKLDKISFADWFRSHGGSEGSIKRLWNPIAYALGFIDCENISARCMLTIFQFFAVRTEASILRMLEGSPHEYLHKPILEYLEARGTKIYTRRQLREIQFAESDEQTRVTGILVAQGDSEEIITADAYVCACDVPGIQRVLPPEWRKWSEFDNIYKLDAVPVATVQLRFDGWVTELEDGEKRKQLNHAAGIDNLLYTADADFSCFADLALTSPSDYYRPGEGSLLQLVLTPGDPFIKQSNEAIAQHVLKQVYELFPSSRELNMTWYSVVKLAQSLYREAPGMDAYRPSQKTPVNNFFLAGSYTQQDYIDSMEGATISGRQAAKVILESVKK
- a CDS encoding SRPBCC family protein, with amino-acid sequence MSDLLEHSVQVEVEAPIDLVWSLWSDLEQMPKWMKWIESVKILPDDPDISLWKLSTSGWDFTWKSRMLKVIPNQIIQWESVDGLPNQGAIRFYDRQASSIVKMTVSYAIPGFLGKIMDNLFLGKVVESTIQADLERFKVYALNVKAN